The following DNA comes from Microbacterium terregens.
ATGAATCGCGGGCCCCGCCCCAAGCGCCAGACCGCGACCGCCACGATCAGCGGATCGAACTCGGACGAATGACTGGGCGCGAGCACAAAAGGTCCCTCGCGGGGCAGTTTGTCGCCGTCGATGATCTCGATCCGGGCCAGAGCACTGACCAGGGGAACGACGACCGCGGCGAGCGGCCAGAAGACGCTCGGCCGCGACGTCTCGGCGGACCCACGCCGCCTGGTGGAGGAAGGTGTCACGCGCTATCCGATGACGTCGAAGTCAGCGCCGAGGGCGTCGAGCTTCAGGAAGAGCTTCTCGTAGCCGCGGCGGATGATCCCGACGTTGCGCACGACCGACTCCCCCTCGGCGGCGAGGGCGGCGATCAGATAGCTGTATCCGCCGCGCAGGTCGGGCACGATGACGTCCGCGCCGTGCAGCGGGGTCGGGCCGGTGATGACCGCGGCCTGCTCGAGCGCTCGACGCGGCACGCGTCGCTCGGGACTGTCGATACCCTGCGGATGCACGACGATGTCTGCGCCCATCTGGACGAGCGCCTCGGTGAAGCCGAGGCGGTTCTCGTAGACGGTCTCGTGGACCACCGAGCGTCCCTCGGCCTGCGTGAGTGCGACGATGAGCGGCTGCTGCCAGTCGGTCATGAACCCGGGGTGCACGTCGGTCTCGACCATGACCGGCTTGAGCGGCCCGCCACGGCGGAAGCGGATGCCGTCCTCGTGCACGTCGAACTCGCCGCCGGCCTTGCGGTAGACGTTGAGGAACGTGAGCATCTCCTGCTGCTTGGCCCCGCCGACGAAGATGTCGCCGTCGGTGGCCAATGCCGCGCACGCCCAGGACGCGGCCTCGTTGCGGTCGAAGATGCAACGGTGGTCGTATCCGCGCAGCGTGTCGACGCCCTCGATCAGGATGACGCGGTTGGGCTCGTACGAGATGATCGCGCCCATCTTCTGCAGCACCGCGATGAGGTCCATGATCTCGGGCTCGATCGCTGCCCCGCGCAGCTCGGTCACGCCCTTGGCCTTCACCGCGGTCAACAGCACCTGCTCGGTGGCGCCGACACTCGGGTAGGGCAGGGAGATCTTCGCGCCGGTCAGCCCGTTCGGCGCGGTGATGCGGATTCCCTCGTAGGTCTTGTCGACGATCGCGCCGAACGCACGCAGCGCGTCCATGTGGAAGTTGATCGGACGGTCGCCGATGCGACATCCGCCGAGGTCCGGGATCAGCGCCTCGCCCAGCAGATGAAGCAGGGGTCCGCAGAACAGGATCGGGATCCGGGAGGCCCCGGCGTGAGCGTCGATCTCCTCGAAGTGCGCCGATACGGCGCCGCTCGGGTCGAAGACGAGCGAGCCCTCTTCGTCGCCCTCGACGACAGTGACACCATGCACTTCGAGAAGTGACCTGACGACCTGCACGTCGCTGATACCCGGGACGTCCCGGAGCACGCTCGTCGTCTCGCCGAGCAGCGCTGCGACCATCGCCTTGGTCGCAAGGTTCTTCGCGCCCTTGACCTCGACGCGGCCGCTGAGCGGCCGGCCTCCGCGGATCGCGAGTGTCTCACCCGACAACTCCTGGTCTCCCGCCTTCGAACCTGCTGCGTCGCCTAGGAGCGTCTTCATCCGGTGGAACCTCACTTGTGTCTTGGAGGGAACAGCTGCTGACGATCCACCCTTCTGGGGCGGGCCGCCCGAGCCTACGGAACCGCCTGAACTCAAGGAACAGGCAATGTCCGAGGGCGCCACGCCTCTCGGCGAGCCTCGAACTCCGCGATCTTGTCTTCATTTCGCAGAGTGAGCCCGATGTCGTCGAGCCCTTCGAGAAGCCGCCACCTAGTGTAATCATCGATGTCGAAAGGAACCCGGAGATCACCGATCGACGCCTCACGGGCCTGCAGGTCGACAGTCATGCGGATGCCGGGCTCGGCGTCGATCGCCGCCCAGATCCGTTCGAGGTCCTGCTCGGAGATGACTCCGGTCAGCAGCCCCTGCTTGCCCGAGTTGCCGCGGAAGATGTCGGCGAACTTGGGGCTCAGCACCACCTGGAAGCCGAAATCGCGCAGCGCCCAGACCGCGTGTTCGCGGCTGGATCCGGTGCCGAAGTCGGGCCCGGCGACCAGGACGCTCGCACCCTGGAAGACGGGCTGGTTGAGCACGAACTCGGGGTCCTGACGCCACGCCGCGAAGAGTGCGTCTTCGAAACCGGTCTTGGTCACGCGTTTCAGATACACCGCCGGGATGATCTGGTCGGTGTCGACGTTCGCGCGCTTCAGAGGCACGGCGATGCCGGTGTGGGTGATGAACTTCTCCATGTCAGGCCTCCCCACTGGTCCGGTCGAGAGCTCCGCCGGCGGCGGTCATCGCCGGTTCGACACTGTCGTAGATCGGCGTCTCCTCCAGATCGCTCGGACTGGACAGCGTCCCCCGCACGGCGGTGGCCGCCGCGACCAGCGGCGAGACGAGGTGCGTGCGACCGCCCTTGCCCTGGCGCCCCTCGAAGTTGCGGTTGCTCGTGGAGGCACAGCGCTCGCCCGGGGCGAGTTGGTCGGGGTTCATCCCCAGGCACATCGAGCAGCCGGCGAATCGCCACTCGGCCCCGAACTCGATGAAGACCTTGTCCAGGCCCTCCGCTTCCGCCTCCAGACGCACGCGAGCAGACCCCGGGACGACCATCACACGCACGCCCTCTGCCTTCGTGCGCCCCTGAACGATCGAGGCGAAGGCTCGCAGATCTTCGATGCGGCTGTTCGTGCAGGAGCCCATGAAGACCGCGTCGACCGGAACATCCTTCAACCGGGTGCCCGGCGTGAGTGCCATGTATTCC
Coding sequences within:
- the murA gene encoding UDP-N-acetylglucosamine 1-carboxyvinyltransferase — its product is MKTLLGDAAGSKAGDQELSGETLAIRGGRPLSGRVEVKGAKNLATKAMVAALLGETTSVLRDVPGISDVQVVRSLLEVHGVTVVEGDEEGSLVFDPSGAVSAHFEEIDAHAGASRIPILFCGPLLHLLGEALIPDLGGCRIGDRPINFHMDALRAFGAIVDKTYEGIRITAPNGLTGAKISLPYPSVGATEQVLLTAVKAKGVTELRGAAIEPEIMDLIAVLQKMGAIISYEPNRVILIEGVDTLRGYDHRCIFDRNEAASWACAALATDGDIFVGGAKQQEMLTFLNVYRKAGGEFDVHEDGIRFRRGGPLKPVMVETDVHPGFMTDWQQPLIVALTQAEGRSVVHETVYENRLGFTEALVQMGADIVVHPQGIDSPERRVPRRALEQAAVITGPTPLHGADVIVPDLRGGYSYLIAALAAEGESVVRNVGIIRRGYEKLFLKLDALGADFDVIG
- the leuD gene encoding 3-isopropylmalate dehydratase small subunit encodes the protein MEKFITHTGIAVPLKRANVDTDQIIPAVYLKRVTKTGFEDALFAAWRQDPEFVLNQPVFQGASVLVAGPDFGTGSSREHAVWALRDFGFQVVLSPKFADIFRGNSGKQGLLTGVISEQDLERIWAAIDAEPGIRMTVDLQAREASIGDLRVPFDIDDYTRWRLLEGLDDIGLTLRNEDKIAEFEARREAWRPRTLPVP